In Kaistella faecalis, a genomic segment contains:
- a CDS encoding RNA polymerase sigma factor: MEKTELLMLISLAKKKNQKSQTKLINSYWVDVFSFIMKKVQDENVADEITVSVFSKVLAKLDLYDPNFQFKTWILTIAQNTVIDYWRKKNRENEDSTDSFEGFKNQFARSPEELLISEEEQKQIITIIESLDSNYQDIIRLRFFEEKSIKEIAEELNLTVANTKVRIMRAKKVLAELLKNKEFED, encoded by the coding sequence ATGGAGAAAACTGAACTCTTGATGCTAATTTCCCTGGCCAAGAAAAAAAATCAGAAATCGCAGACCAAACTCATTAATTCTTATTGGGTTGATGTTTTTAGTTTTATTATGAAAAAAGTTCAGGACGAAAATGTTGCCGATGAGATTACAGTCTCAGTCTTTTCTAAAGTACTTGCGAAACTCGACCTCTACGATCCCAATTTTCAGTTCAAAACCTGGATTCTTACCATTGCACAAAATACGGTGATTGATTACTGGCGAAAGAAAAACCGCGAAAACGAAGATTCTACAGACAGTTTCGAAGGCTTTAAAAACCAGTTCGCGCGTTCTCCCGAAGAACTTTTAATTTCCGAAGAAGAGCAAAAGCAGATTATCACCATTATCGAGAGTCTCGATTCCAATTATCAGGACATTATCCGTTTAAGGTTTTTTGAAGAAAAAAGCATTAAAGAAATTGCCGAAGAACTTAATTTAACCGTTGCCAACACTAAGGTTCGGATTATGCGCGCCAAGAAAGTTCTCGCCGAATTATTGAAAAACAAAGAATTCGAGGATTGA
- a CDS encoding DUF72 domain-containing protein gives MKFGQVEDPSNIDFTLPKDHQKTAEILKKSKSRNLEISIGCAKWNKTDLKGFYPKGTKDELTYYGKQFNSIELNATFYGMPSPDQVQTWKEKTPADFKFFPKITNTVSHFRRLLNITDVVTQFATAVLNFDEKLGMVFLQLHDNFKPKDYERLEKFVQEWPKEVPLAIELRNNEWFTDQEIFNKICDLFEKHKITNIIVDTAGRRDMLHMRLTTPVAFIRYVGANAESDYTRLDDWIERIKTWKEEGLEKLYFFVHQNIEKASPLLSAYFIENLNKEFGTSIHIPEMAEVKNKF, from the coding sequence ATGAAATTCGGACAAGTTGAGGATCCTTCAAATATCGATTTTACCCTCCCAAAAGATCACCAGAAAACTGCAGAAATCCTGAAAAAATCTAAATCTAGAAACCTGGAAATCTCCATTGGATGTGCAAAATGGAACAAAACCGACCTTAAAGGATTTTATCCGAAAGGTACCAAAGACGAACTTACCTATTACGGAAAACAGTTTAATTCCATCGAACTTAATGCGACATTTTACGGTATGCCAAGTCCCGATCAGGTACAGACCTGGAAAGAGAAAACGCCGGCAGATTTTAAATTTTTTCCGAAAATAACCAATACCGTTTCGCATTTCCGGAGACTTTTGAATATCACTGATGTCGTGACCCAGTTTGCAACTGCCGTTTTAAATTTCGATGAGAAACTCGGGATGGTTTTTCTGCAACTTCACGACAATTTCAAGCCGAAAGATTACGAAAGACTGGAAAAATTTGTTCAGGAATGGCCGAAAGAGGTACCGCTTGCCATAGAACTCCGCAATAACGAATGGTTTACTGATCAAGAGATTTTTAATAAAATATGTGATCTTTTTGAAAAACATAAAATCACAAACATTATTGTAGATACTGCCGGACGAAGGGATATGCTGCACATGAGGCTTACCACGCCTGTCGCGTTTATCCGTTATGTCGGTGCAAACGCAGAGAGCGATTACACAAGACTCGACGACTGGATTGAAAGAATAAAAACATGGAAAGAAGAAGGTTTGGAAAAACTTTATTTCTTTGTTCACCAGAACATTGAAAAAGCCTCGCCGCTGCTTTCCGCGTATTTTATTGAAAATTTAAATAAAGAATTTGGGACCTCAATCCATATCCCGGAAATGGCAGAGGTGAAAAATAAATTTTAA
- a CDS encoding histidine kinase dimerization/phosphoacceptor domain -containing protein, with protein MMKIYTVLFILIFYSAAFGQNGFKELKDKVEQKIIHSQNREALALINSNYSNFRGDQKTELDVIKMEILNELALVDEAFSLSQDILSKPNLPVELKLRTHLQRALIFETAMNNRSCKEEINKAESLLSNNPDLKPAHYTYFLLRQASYYRVFGDHKKAFQIAVEAEKYAEEVNDNKNGAMLNISLGYSSFEKPGAALQYFQKALRLYKNYENYSGMAAMYNNISEFYIGQDDYKSANRYSDSAVALVPKVEIFYIVGQVHNTKSKILEHQKNYLAAFNHYKIATEWNEKTNVEQRDLKVQELDLLYNSQKNKIRQAELENDMVSTKKWNSLLTLLISLLVIFILLLLYSLRLLSKTKKKIEFQKQSIFAKNAVLKRNVQEKEFLVRELNHRVKNNLAVILSLIGFQKDETQNVLYKHKIEQLYLRINTIALGHNLFSYNMNSFEKSTVEIKEYSEKIFESHIAGFPKELQIQNDLQEILLPVDKGLSYGLLLNELVTNSLKHAAPAQGQPLKISLNVEENNGVAYMKYCDNGVFFGINDDTNSMGHFIIDAMVQQLDGTFEREDSCYRIVFSVDGKASPGAEKIISVKR; from the coding sequence ATGATGAAAATTTACACTGTTTTATTTATCCTGATTTTTTATTCGGCTGCTTTTGGGCAGAACGGTTTTAAAGAATTGAAAGACAAGGTAGAACAAAAAATAATTCATTCACAGAACCGCGAAGCTTTAGCCCTGATAAATTCGAATTATTCTAATTTCCGGGGGGATCAAAAAACAGAGCTAGACGTTATTAAAATGGAAATTCTAAACGAACTGGCTTTGGTAGATGAAGCTTTTTCGCTCTCTCAGGATATCCTTTCAAAACCGAATCTTCCCGTTGAATTAAAACTGAGAACTCACCTGCAGCGTGCATTGATTTTCGAAACGGCAATGAACAACCGAAGCTGTAAAGAAGAAATTAATAAGGCTGAATCGCTACTGAGTAACAATCCCGACCTGAAACCTGCACATTATACCTATTTTCTTCTAAGGCAGGCCTCGTATTACCGGGTTTTCGGTGATCATAAAAAGGCATTCCAGATTGCGGTAGAGGCGGAAAAATATGCGGAAGAAGTAAACGATAATAAAAACGGCGCCATGCTGAATATCTCTTTAGGATACAGTTCTTTTGAAAAACCTGGCGCAGCGCTGCAATACTTCCAGAAAGCACTTCGGCTTTATAAAAATTATGAGAACTACAGCGGCATGGCCGCAATGTATAACAACATCAGCGAATTTTACATCGGGCAGGATGATTACAAATCAGCCAACAGATACTCAGATTCAGCTGTTGCATTGGTGCCAAAGGTTGAAATTTTTTATATCGTAGGTCAGGTTCACAATACCAAAAGCAAGATATTGGAACATCAGAAAAACTATTTGGCGGCATTCAATCATTATAAAATCGCGACTGAATGGAACGAGAAGACCAATGTAGAGCAGCGCGATCTGAAAGTACAGGAATTGGATCTGCTGTACAACTCACAAAAAAACAAAATCCGTCAGGCCGAACTGGAAAATGACATGGTAAGTACCAAAAAATGGAACAGTTTGCTAACACTGCTCATCTCTCTGCTGGTGATTTTCATTCTTCTTCTGCTATATTCCCTGAGGCTGCTTTCGAAAACCAAGAAAAAAATCGAGTTTCAGAAACAAAGTATTTTTGCTAAAAATGCAGTATTGAAGAGAAACGTACAGGAAAAGGAATTTCTGGTGCGCGAACTGAACCACAGGGTGAAAAACAATCTTGCGGTTATTTTAAGTCTGATCGGTTTTCAGAAAGATGAAACGCAGAATGTGCTTTATAAACACAAGATCGAGCAACTCTATCTTCGGATCAACACGATTGCACTTGGGCATAACCTGTTTTCCTATAACATGAACAGTTTCGAGAAGTCCACGGTGGAAATCAAAGAATACTCCGAGAAAATTTTCGAGTCCCACATAGCGGGTTTTCCCAAAGAACTGCAGATTCAAAACGATTTACAGGAAATACTGCTCCCTGTAGATAAAGGGCTTTCTTATGGATTATTGCTAAATGAACTCGTGACTAATTCTCTGAAACATGCCGCGCCCGCACAGGGTCAGCCACTGAAAATTTCGCTTAATGTAGAAGAAAATAACGGTGTGGCTTATATGAAATATTGTGATAACGGAGTCTTTTTCGGAATCAATGATGACACCAACTCCATGGGACATTTCATTATCGATGCGATGGTGCAGCAACTCGACGGGACTTTTGAAAGAGAGGATTCCTGCTATCGTATCGTTTTTTCTGTAGACGGAAAAGCTTCACCCGGGGCGGAAAAAATAATTTCGGTAAAACGCTGA
- a CDS encoding ribonucleoside-diphosphate reductase subunit alpha — MEENTNIWWLNEESEQMLNRGYLLKGETVKGAIERITTAAAKRLYKPELQPAFEEMITKGWISFSSPVWANMGTQRGLPISCFNVHVPDNIEGITHKLGEVIMQTKIGGGTSGYFGELRNRGTAVTDNGKSSGAVSFMKLYDTAMDVVSQGGVRRGAFAAYLDIDHGDIEEFLSIKDIGSPIQNLFTGICVPDYWMQDMIDGDIEKRKIWARVLESRQQKGLPYILFSDNVNRNKPQVYKDLGMTINASNLCSEIMLPSSKEESFICCLSSMNLELYDEWKDTDAVKLAIYFLDAVLSEFIEKTEGNYYLTGARNFALRHRALGLGVLGYHSYLQKNMIPFESFEATQFNARAFRQIKEQSIAASQELANIYGEPELLKGYGMRNTTTMAIAPTTSSSAILGQTSPGIEPFASNYYKAGLAKGNFMRKNKYLAKLLQEKGLDNEETWRTIMLNHGSVQHLNELTEEEKAVFKTFREISPMEIISQAAQRQQYIDQAQSLNLQIPSTMPVKDVNYLYIEAWKKGVKTLYYQRSSSVSKEMMVNFVTCSSCEA, encoded by the coding sequence ATGGAAGAAAACACTAACATCTGGTGGCTCAACGAAGAGTCCGAGCAAATGCTGAACCGCGGTTACCTTTTGAAAGGAGAAACCGTAAAAGGCGCCATCGAAAGAATTACAACGGCCGCAGCCAAAAGATTATACAAACCTGAACTTCAGCCGGCTTTCGAGGAAATGATAACCAAAGGCTGGATCAGTTTTTCCTCGCCGGTTTGGGCGAATATGGGAACGCAGCGCGGTTTGCCGATTTCATGTTTCAACGTTCATGTTCCCGATAATATCGAAGGAATTACCCACAAACTGGGCGAAGTGATTATGCAGACGAAAATAGGCGGCGGAACTTCCGGTTATTTCGGCGAGCTGAGAAATCGCGGGACTGCCGTAACCGATAACGGAAAATCTTCGGGTGCTGTTTCTTTCATGAAACTTTATGATACCGCGATGGACGTGGTTTCGCAGGGCGGTGTCCGACGTGGAGCTTTTGCCGCTTATCTGGATATTGATCACGGTGATATTGAAGAATTTCTTTCTATTAAAGATATCGGAAGCCCGATTCAGAACCTTTTTACGGGAATCTGTGTGCCTGATTACTGGATGCAGGATATGATCGATGGCGATATCGAAAAACGAAAAATCTGGGCGCGCGTTCTGGAAAGCCGTCAGCAGAAAGGTTTGCCGTATATTCTTTTCTCCGACAATGTGAATAGAAACAAGCCTCAGGTTTACAAAGATTTGGGAATGACCATCAATGCGAGTAACCTTTGCTCGGAAATTATGCTGCCGTCTTCCAAGGAAGAATCTTTTATCTGCTGTCTGTCTTCGATGAACCTTGAATTGTACGACGAATGGAAAGATACCGACGCCGTAAAACTGGCCATTTATTTCCTTGATGCGGTTTTATCTGAATTTATTGAAAAAACTGAAGGGAATTATTACCTCACAGGAGCCAGAAACTTCGCTTTACGCCACAGAGCACTTGGTTTGGGCGTTTTGGGTTATCATTCTTATCTGCAGAAAAACATGATTCCGTTTGAAAGTTTTGAAGCGACACAGTTTAACGCAAGGGCTTTCAGACAGATTAAAGAACAGTCGATTGCGGCATCACAGGAACTGGCCAATATTTATGGCGAACCGGAATTGCTGAAAGGTTACGGAATGCGGAATACCACCACCATGGCGATTGCTCCTACCACTTCAAGCTCTGCGATTTTGGGTCAGACTTCCCCTGGAATTGAGCCTTTTGCTTCGAATTATTACAAGGCAGGATTGGCAAAAGGAAATTTCATGCGTAAAAACAAATATTTGGCAAAACTCCTTCAGGAAAAAGGTCTTGATAACGAGGAAACGTGGAGAACAATCATGCTGAATCACGGTTCTGTACAGCATTTAAATGAGCTTACGGAAGAAGAAAAAGCAGTTTTCAAAACGTTCAGAGAAATTTCTCCGATGGAAATTATTTCTCAGGCAGCGCAAAGACAGCAGTATATCGATCAGGCGCAATCTCTGAATTTGCAGATTCCATCAACCATGCCGGTAAAAGACGTCAACTACCTTTACATCGAAGCCTGGAAAAAAGGCGTAAAAACTTTGTATTACCAAAGAAGTTCGTCTGTTTCCAAGGAAATGATGGTGAATTTTGTAACCTGCTCGAGTTGTGAAGCGTAA